The segment CACTTAATTTTTCCTTCATACTTTTTAAAACTTTTTTTTCAATTCTTGATACTTGTACCTGACTAATTCCAAGCATTTTAGCTACCTTAACTTGTGTTATATCTTTAAAATATCTAAGTATTATAATTTGCCTTGATCTTTGGTCCAATTTACTTAAAGCTTCTTTCAAAGCTATTTTATCTAATTCGTCTATTTCCCCTTTATCATCTACTACTACCTTATCAATAAGATATATTGGTGAACCATCATCTTGATGGATAGTATCGTATAAATATTTCGGTTCATTAATAGCTTCTGATGAAAATATTATTTCTTCCTTACTTATACCTGAAAATTTAGAAAGCTCTTCAATACTAGGTTCCCTGTTTAATTGTTTTGTTAATTTTTCCTTATCATAATGAAGTTTTTTTGCGGTATATTTTACACTTCTACTTACTTTTATAAGTCCATCATCTCTAATGAACCTTTTTATTTCTCCCATAATCATAGGTACTGCATAAGTAGAAAATTGTACGTTATAACTAGAATCAAAATTGTTTATAGCTTTTACAAGTCCCATTGAACCTATCTGAAATATATCTTCATACTCATATCCTCTATTTAGAAATTTTTTACTTATAGCTGA is part of the Clostridium botulinum genome and harbors:
- the sigF gene encoding RNA polymerase sporulation sigma factor SigF → MKEGNAKTKKCENYKVNLELIKQAKLGDKKAVDKLVQKNLPLVSAISKKFLNRGYEYEDIFQIGSMGLVKAINNFDSSYNVQFSTYAVPMIMGEIKRFIRDDGLIKVSRSVKYTAKKLHYDKEKLTKQLNREPSIEELSKFSGISKEEIIFSSEAINEPKYLYDTIHQDDGSPIYLIDKVVVDDKGEIDELDKIALKEALSKLDQRSRQIIILRYFKDITQVKVAKMLGISQVQVSRIEKKVLKSMKEKLSG